AGCCTTGCGCCACGCCGACGGCAATCCCGAAACCAAACTCAACCGCCGCGCCGAAATGATCGACAGCGACCACAAGCTGCAAGACAGCCTCGCCCGCGTCCGCAGCCTGTTTGCATGGCTGCTGCTGGCGGCTACCGTGTTTTGGCTGGTGAGCGGGTTTGCCGGCACCGTTACCCTGATGCAGCAATCGGGGCTGAACTTCTTTTTCGTGTTGGCAGGCGTACTCGGTTTGCACACCCTGATGCTGCTGGTGTGGCTTGCCGCCGTAGGCATGCGCTTCAAACCCAACGGCTTTTTCGCCAATCCCGCCATGTGGATACGCGGCAAAGACCCCGTCAACCAAGCCATCCTGCGCCTGTATAGCGACGAATGGAGCAAACCCGCCACCCGCTGGCTGATCGGCCAAACCACCCACCGCCTGTGGCTGGCGACCCTGCTCGGCATGCTCGCCGCCGTCGTGCTGCTGCTTACCGTGCGCCAATACACCTTCAATTGGGAAAGCACCCTGTTGAGCGACGGCACCTTTGTCAAAGCCGTGCAGGTTTTATCATGGCTGCCCGCCAAACTCGGCTTTCCCGTGCCCGATACCGAGGCCGTCTTAAACAGCCGTCTGAACAACGACATCACCGCCTCCCGACAATGGGGCGGCCTCTTAATCGGCAGTATCATCTGCTATGGTCTGCTGCCGCGCTTCGCCGCATGGCTCGTATGCAAAATCCTTTCCCGCCGCACCCAAAGCCCGCTGCCGCT
Above is a genomic segment from Neisseria weaveri containing:
- a CDS encoding DUF2868 domain-containing protein, yielding MLNPHRQLTELVRLLQERSYIFPADPQPITEALRHADGNPETKLNRRAEMIDSDHKLQDSLARVRSLFAWLLLAATVFWLVSGFAGTVTLMQQSGLNFFFVLAGVLGLHTLMLLVWLAAVGMRFKPNGFFANPAMWIRGKDPVNQAILRLYSDEWSKPATRWLIGQTTHRLWLATLLGMLAAVVLLLTVRQYTFNWESTLLSDGTFVKAVQVLSWLPAKLGFPVPDTEAVLNSRLNNDITASRQWGGLLIGSIICYGLLPRFAAWLVCKILSRRTQSPLPLEKPYYQQIIQQWQQRVVDADTQSETVTAVAPKISLNQSPKWAVMLDAEWPDKTWFKHILGQDWLDKGTADSRDAVAVLKNELQTQPAQLLIGIRARSVPDRGIMRQITALAEAAQGGAVVQLLAEKDFSDGLEDYLSQWHAALTERSLPWLDPARVSQRERLEREAV